From Flavobacteriales bacterium, a single genomic window includes:
- a CDS encoding RNA polymerase sigma factor, with the protein MNSRSDEYLIETIINQGQTENFSELYNRYRSRVLDKCFGMTRNKALADDLTQDIFVKALEKLSGFKGQSTFSTWLYAITYHHCIEYLRKHKRVRFDDWASVLDIPDDVDDEDVAQVLDLAEERLTLILELLKPEDKAIILMKYMERMTIKQIKEIFQLSSESAAKMKITRARQRIVALHNQFYTALDT; encoded by the coding sequence ATGAACTCCAGATCAGACGAGTACCTGATTGAAACCATTATCAACCAGGGGCAAACGGAGAATTTCAGCGAACTTTACAACAGATATCGGTCCAGGGTGTTGGACAAGTGCTTTGGAATGACCCGAAATAAAGCACTGGCGGACGACCTCACCCAGGACATTTTTGTAAAAGCATTGGAAAAACTTTCGGGCTTCAAAGGCCAATCCACGTTCTCTACGTGGTTATATGCCATTACCTATCATCACTGCATCGAATATTTGAGAAAGCATAAACGGGTTCGTTTTGACGATTGGGCATCGGTGCTTGATATTCCGGATGATGTGGATGATGAGGATGTGGCTCAGGTATTGGACCTGGCGGAAGAACGTCTGACATTGATCCTGGAGCTGTTGAAACCGGAGGACAAGGCCATCATTCTGATGAAATATATGGAAAGGATGACCATCAAACAGATCAAGGAAATTTTCCAGCTGTCATCTGAAAGTGCTGCAAAGATGAAGATCACACGCGCAAGACAGCGGATCGTGGCCTTGCATAACCAATTCTATACTGCTTTGGACACATGA
- the corA gene encoding magnesium/cobalt transporter CorA produces MRKKKNRAKRKAPGLPPGALIYTGNQTGEKANITAIQYSHDTCNEYPVKSVDALKKPDPEADGVLWVNLDGLYDVESISEIGKTFGIHNLILEDILNIEHRPKAEEFDDFLFFTLKMLDYAQDGTITSEQVSIVLGKNYLISFQERPGDVFDPIRERIRTGKVREKKADYLSYILLDAVVDRYYLIIDQMATKMEDLENQIIQDTKDEMMFEIQEMKTHMVELRRSIYPLREAVGYIEKCGDGIVNRGTLRYFHDLYDHIIQVIDQLDSYREVLGSLQDLFHSMVSNKMNNIMKVLTIMASIFIPLTFVAGIYGMNFEHMPELHYKYGYILAWGVMVVMALGMIWYFRKKKWF; encoded by the coding sequence ATGAGAAAGAAAAAAAACAGAGCCAAACGCAAAGCGCCGGGATTGCCGCCCGGTGCGTTGATCTATACCGGAAACCAAACCGGAGAGAAAGCCAATATCACCGCCATTCAATACAGCCATGATACATGTAATGAGTATCCTGTGAAGTCTGTTGATGCCCTGAAAAAACCTGATCCTGAAGCGGATGGTGTCCTATGGGTAAATCTGGATGGATTGTATGATGTGGAATCCATTTCGGAGATCGGAAAAACATTCGGAATACATAACCTGATCCTCGAGGATATCCTTAATATCGAACACCGACCCAAGGCCGAGGAGTTTGATGACTTCCTGTTCTTTACTTTGAAAATGCTCGATTATGCACAGGATGGTACCATTACCTCAGAGCAGGTAAGCATTGTGTTGGGAAAGAACTACCTGATATCATTTCAGGAAAGACCCGGTGATGTTTTTGATCCGATACGGGAGCGAATCCGAACCGGAAAAGTACGCGAGAAAAAGGCGGATTACCTTTCCTACATTCTCCTTGATGCAGTGGTGGACCGGTACTATCTCATCATTGATCAGATGGCCACCAAAATGGAAGACCTCGAAAATCAGATCATCCAGGATACCAAAGATGAAATGATGTTTGAGATCCAGGAAATGAAAACGCATATGGTGGAGTTAAGGCGTTCTATTTATCCCTTGCGTGAGGCAGTCGGTTATATCGAAAAATGTGGCGATGGCATTGTGAACAGGGGTACTCTGCGTTATTTTCATGATCTGTATGACCATATCATCCAGGTGATCGATCAGTTGGATAGTTACCGGGAGGTGCTTGGTTCACTGCAAGATCTCTTTCACTCCATGGTAAGCAACAAGATGAACAACATCATGAAGGTACTTACCATCATGGCATCCATCTTCATCCCCCTCACCTTCGTTGCCGGTATTTACGGTATGAATTTCGAACACATGCCGGAGCTGCATTACAAATACGGATACATACTTGCCTGGGGTGTGATGGTCGTGATGGCCCTCGGCATGATCTGGTATTTCAGAAAGAAGAAATGGTTTTGA